Genomic segment of Sphingobium sp. Z007:
CACGCTGTTGGGCGTCGTCAGCAATGATCCATGCGTGGCTTGCCACCCACCACTCAACCCCAGCGTGAGCGAGGGGAAGAACGCCGCGCGCGCCACGCCGATCCGCGCATTATTGGCGAACATCCGCCGCTCGGCCGCCGCCACATCCGGCCGCCGCTGCAACAGGGTGGACGGCGCGCCGGTCGGAATGGCGGGCGCACCCAGCGTCTGCACCCGCGCAGGAATCGAAAAGTCGGACGCCACCGCCCCGGTCAGCGCCGCCAGTTCATGCTCGGTCGCGGCGCGATCATTGGCCACCGCCGAAATCCGCGCCTTGGCGTTGCTCAACGTCGTGCGCGCGCGATTGACGTCGATGCCCGACGCGATCCCGCCCTCATGCCGCGTATCGGTCAATTGATAGGCGCGCTCGAACGCCGCTACCGACCGGTGCAGCAGGTCCGCCTGCGCATCCAGCCCACGCAGCCGCGCATAGGCGTCCGCCACCGCCGCCTGCAAACTCAGCCGCGCCGCCGCCAGATCGGCCTCGCTCGCCTGAGCATCCGCCCGCGCGGCCTTCACGCTGCTGCGGATGCGGCCCCACAGGTCCAATTCATAGTCGATCGCCCCGCCGATCGAAAAATCATTATAGGTCTGCGCGTCGCCATTGCCCTGGAACCGGTTGCCCGACACGCGCTGGCGCGCCGCATCGCCGCCCACGCGCACGGTCGGAATCAGGTCCGACCCCTCGACCCGCGCCACCGCCCGCGCCTGGTCATAGCGCGCCAGCGCCGCCGCCAGCGTAGGACTGGCCGCCTCCGCCCGCGCCTCCAGATCGTTCAACACCGGATCGCCAAACGCTTCCCACCACGGCCCGCGCGGGGCGGTGTCCATCGGCGTGGCGTCGGTCCAACCGGCCATCTCCTTATAGGCTTGCGGCGCAGCGATCTGCGGCGGCTGATAGTCGGGCGCCATCGAACAGCCGCCCAGCAGCGCCAGCCCAAGACAGGCACCCGCGCGCCGCACCGACCTACGCACCCTTGCCACCGCTCTGCACATTCACCCTGTCGCCCGACCGGATCGAATCCGGCGGGGAATCGATCACCCGCTCGCCGGGCCTGATCCCGCTCGCTACCAGCACCGTCGCGCCCTCGTCGCGGCCGATGGTGATAGGCCGCACGGTCACGCGGCTGTCGCGCCCGACCACCGCAACGGTCGGCCCGTCATTGCCATACAGGATCGCGCTGCCCGGTAGGCTGAGGCCGTTTCCGCCCCCTTGGCCGACATCGAAGCGCACTTGCGCGAACGCCCCCGGCTTCAACGCCCGGTCGGGATTAGCCGCCTGCAACTCCACCAGCACCGCGCCCGATTGCGCATCAACCGCGCCTGCGCTGCGCGTCATCGTCGCGGTAAAGCTGCGGCCGGGAAACTCCGGCAGCGTCAGCATGGCCGGCATCCCCACCTTCACCTGCGCCGAATAGCCCTGCGGCACGCGCACATAGATGCGCATCCGGTGGATGTCGGACACGGTGAACAAAGGCTGCGACGCGGCATTGCCCGCCACCACCAGCGCGCCGATCTGCGCCGCCCGGCTCGTCACCACCCCGTCGAAGGGCGCGGCGAGCCGGGTGAAGCCCTGCAGCGCACGCAACCGCTTCACATTGGCCAGCGCCGCATTGGACAGCGCCGACTTCGCCGCCAGGTCGCCCGCCTTCTCGTCCGATTCCTGCTGCGACACGGCGTCCTTGGCCAGCATCACGCTCCACCGCTTGGCCGTCGTCCCCGCCAGCCGCTGGTTGGCCAGCGCCGTCTGATAATCCGCCTGCGCCTGCGCCAATTGCTGGTCGATCTCCGGCGCGTCCAGCACCGCGAGCGACTGGCCCGCCCGCACATTGTCGCCGATATCGGCCAGCCAGCGGCTGACATAGCCATTGGTCCGCGCATAAATGGCCGCGCTGTTATAGGCTTGGACATTGCCCGGCAGCACCAGCGCCCCGCCCTTGGCATCGCTCTGCGGCGACACGACAGCGACCGACGGGATCGCCGCCTTCTGCGCCGTATCGCGCAACTCATTGGTCGCGCTGATCCGGGTCGCCGCGCCGATCGCCACCGCCGCCAAAGCAATGACGCCCGCGCCGATCCCTACGCGCTTCAGCATCCGGCTGTCGGGACCGGTCGCGGTCATGTCTGGGGCGGGCTGATTATCCTGCATGGCTGGGCTGCATTTCCATCTGGGGGTCGGTGGCCTTGTGGCGGCGGTGGACGAAGGCGAAGATGACGGGCACGAAGAAGAGCGTGGCGATCGTGGCGCAGACCAGCCCGCCGATCACGGCCCGGCCCAGTGGCGCATTCTGCTCGCCGCCTTCGCCCAGGCCCAGCGCCATCGGCCCCATGCCGATGATCATGGCGAGCGCGGTCATCAGCACCGGGCGGAACCGCACCAGCCCCGCCTCCATCGCCGCCTTGGTCGCGTCGCCAAACTCGGCCAGCTTCTCGCGCGCGAAACTGACGACCAGGATCGAGTTGGCGGTGGCGACGCCCATGCACATGATCGCGCCGGTCAGCGCCGGGACCGACAGGGTGGTGCCGGTGATGAACAGAATCCACACGATCCCGGCCAGCGCGGCGGGCAGGGCGGTGATGATGACGAACGGATCGACCCAACTCTGGAAATTGACCACGATCAACAGGTAGATCAGCACGATCGCGCCCGCCAGACCAAAGCCCAGCCCGGAGAAAGCGGTGTTCATCGTCGCATATTGGCCGCGCATCGTCACGGTCGCGCCCTTGGGCACGTCGCCCTCCAGCGCCTTGGTCGCGGCATTGATGTCGCCCGCCACCGCGCCCAGGTCGCGGCCCTGCACCGTCGCATAAATGTCCAGCACCGGCGCTATATTATAATGCGACACCACCGGCACCGTGCTCGACCGTTCGATCGTGGCGAGGCCGCCGAGCGGCTGCACCGCGCCATTGCTGCCCGCGGCGGCCGACACCGGGACATTGGACAGGTCGCTGATCGATCCCATCAGATATTCGGGCGCCTGCGCCACGACCGGGTAGGACACCCCGCTCTTGGGATCGACGAAGAATACGGGCGCCGTCTGCGCCGTCCCCGCCAGCGAACTGGCCAGGCTGGTCGTCACGTCCCGCTCGGTCAGCCCATATTGCCCCGCGCGCGACCGATCCACATCGACATTCAACTGCGGCGACCTCCCCGGCTGCTGAATGCGGGCATCGGCCAGGCCAGGAATGAGCGCGACCTTGGCCAGCAGCTTCTGCGCATAAGCGCGATTGGCCTCTGCATTCTTGCCCGCTATCTGGATGTCGATCGGGGCAGGGGCGCCGAAGTTCAGAATCTGGCTGGTGATGTCGGCCGGCAGGAAGGCGAAGCTGGTGCCGGGGAAGCGGCGCGGCAATTCCTCGCGCAACTGGCCGACGATCGCATCAGTCGGGCGATGGCCATGTTTCAGCGTGACCATCATGTCGCCATCCTGCGGGCCGATCGTGCCGCTATTATTATAGACGGTGTTGATGGAACTGACCGGCAGGCCGATATTGTCGGTGATCGCGTCCAGCTCGCTCGCCGGCACCATCTCCTTCACCGCCGCAGCGATCCGCTCGAACCGCGCGGCCGTATCCTCGATCCGGCTGCCCACCGGCACGCGGATATGCATGGCGATCTGCCCTGAATCCACCGCCGGGAAGAAATTGCTGCCCAGCATCGGCAACAGCCCAAAGGAGAGGATCACGATCCCCATGAAGCCCAGCAGGAAGGGCCTCCGCGCAGTCAGCGCCCGACGCAGCAACCCCAGATAGCCATGCCGGATCGCCTCGAACCGCGTCTCGAACCCGCGCTGGAACCGCACGAAGACGTTCCGCGACTTGGCGTCGCCTGCCATATGCCCATGCGCCACATGAGGCCTGAGCAGATACATCGCCATCGTCGGCACCAATGTCCGCGACAGGATGAAGGACGCGATCATCGCGAACACCACCGCCAGCGCCATCGGCACGAACAGGAAGCCCGCGACGCCGGGCAGGAAGAACATCGGCACGAACACGATACAGATGCACAGTAACGACACAAACGCCGGCGTCACGATCTGCGCCGCGCCGTCCAATATCGACTCCACGACTCCCTTGCCCTGTTCCAGATGCCAGTTGATATTCTCGATCGTCACCGTGGCGTCGTCGACCAAAATGCCGACCGCCAGCGCCAGCCCGCCCAGCGTCATGACGTTCAGCGTCTGACCGAACATCGCCAGCGCCGCGACCGCCGCCAGAATCGCCAGCGGGATCGACAAGGCGATGATGACCGTAGATCGCCACGATCCCAGGAACAGCAATATCATCAGCGACGTCAGCGCCGCGGCCAGCGCGCCTTCATGGATCACGCCCTGGACCGCCGCCTTCACGAAGATCGACTGGTCGCCGATCACCAATATCTTCAAACTGTCGGGCAGCGTCGCGCTGATCTTGGGCAGCGCCTCCTTCACCCCGTCCACGATCGCCAGCGTCGACGTCGCGCCATTCTTCAGCGCGGTCAGCAGCACCGATCGCCGACCCTCGACATGCACGACATTCGTCTGCGGCCCATTGCCGTCGCGGACATAGGCGATGTCGCGCATATATATGGTCGCGCCGTTCACCACCTTCACCGGCAGGTCATTGAGCGCCTCGATCGTGCCCGGCGCATTGTTCAACCGCACGCTATATTGGGTCGCGCCGATCTTGACGAAACCGGCCGGATTGATCTGGTTCTGCGCCGCGATCGCCGTGCCGACATCCTGCGCGGTCAGCCCCTTGGACTGGAGCGCGACGGGATTAAGGTCGATCTGGATCTGCCGCTGCTTGCCTCCCGACGGAAAGGGCATGGCAAGGCCGGGAATAGTGATAAGCGGCGGCCGGATCTGGTTTTGGCCCAGGTCGAACAATTGCTGTTCGGACAATCCCTTGCCCGACAGCGCCAGTTGCAGGATCGGCACGGTCGATGCGCTGTAATTCAGGATCAGCGGCGGCGTGATCCCCGGCGGCATCTGGCGCAGCACCGTCTGCGACACCGACGTCACCTGCGCGGTGGCGGTGCGGATGTCGGCACCCGGCTGGAAATAGATTTTCACGATGCCGATGCCCTGCATCGACTGGCTTTCGATATGTTCGATATCGTTGACCGTCGTCGTCAGCACCCGCTCATAGGGGCTGATGATGCGGTTGCTCATATCTTCGGGCGGCAGGCCGGAATATTGCCAGGCGACGGCGATCACCGGAATGCGAATATTGGGAAAGATGTCGACCGGGGTGCGCAGCGCCGCCAACAGGCCGACGATCGCGATCAATATCGCCATAACAATGAAGGTCAGCGGCCGATGCAGCGCAACCTTGACGATATCGATCAAACCAGAACTCCCGCCTTCATCACGCCGACCCCTGTCGCCGGATGCTCGATGCCGTGCCTCTCCGTTATACATCGCCTGCAAGGCACAACGGGAAGCGGCGGCCAACCCGCCATGCCGTCCTGTCCCGCATTGCCGCAGCGCCGGATTTTAGTTTCGAAACGCTACGCTTGGTCCGGCCTATGCGCAGTTGTCTGTTTTGTGTCCAATATCTAAACAGGCATGATCGATATCTATAAAGACCTGATCCGATGGACCTGAGACATTTACGCTATTTCCTGTGCGTCGCCGACGAGATGCATTTCGGCCGCGCCGCCCAGCGGCTGGGCATGTCGCAACCGCCACTTAGCCAGCAGATCCGGGCGCTGGAGCAGGAACTCGGCGTCCGCCTGTTCGACCGAACCAGCCGCCGCGTCGCCCTGACCGAGGCAGGCCGCTTGTTCCTGCCCGAAGCGCGCAAGACCCTGATCCAGGCCGACCGGGCGGCGCAGGTCGCGCGTCAGACGCAAGATGGCCATCTAGGGCGGCTCGCCATGGGCTTTACCGCGTCGGCCCCCTTCGTACCGCAAATCGCCGACGCCCTTTACGACTTCCGCCAGAGCTACCCCCAGGTCGATCTAAAGCTCCACGAACTCGGCCGCGACGATCAGGTCACCTGGATCGAGCGCGGCGATCTCGACATCGGCATCATGCGCGGCGTCCAACCGCCGTCGCTCCCGCCCGGCCTCCAGGCCTGCTGGTTGCTGGAGGAAGACATGCTGCTTGCCCTGCGACAGGACCATGCACTGGCCCGGCGCGATGCCGATCCCGGCATCGCCGATCTCGCCGGCGTCCCCTTCGTCCTCTACGGCACCACCAGCAGCGCCGACTTCAACGACCATTTCTTCGCTCTATGCGATCAGGCCGGGTTCAAGCCCCACATCACGCTGGAAGTCGGCAGCTTCGCGACCCTATTGGGCCTGGTCGCCGCGGGCTTCGGCGTCACTATCCTCGCCAGATCGCTCTCCCGCCTGCATGTCGACAAACTGGTCCTGCGCCCGCTCTTCCCGCCGGTCAGGACGCGTCTGTGGATGATCCACAAGGACGACCTGCCGCCCACCGCCCAGGCCTTCCGCGCGGTGATCCTCCAGGCCATATCGGGGCATGACGCCGGAGCGAAAGACGCGTAAGTCCTTGAACCTAATATATAATAGGATCGATGCCGAACAAAGCCGTCAAAGCGCCCAAAAAATATTATTAATTATCAATGGCTTAATATCATTCACCCCTTCGAAGACACGCTACAACTGTCCAACTCGCTGTCGCCCG
This window contains:
- a CDS encoding efflux transporter outer membrane subunit; translated protein: MCRAVARVRRSVRRAGACLGLALLGGCSMAPDYQPPQIAAPQAYKEMAGWTDATPMDTAPRGPWWEAFGDPVLNDLEARAEAASPTLAAALARYDQARAVARVEGSDLIPTVRVGGDAARQRVSGNRFQGNGDAQTYNDFSIGGAIDYELDLWGRIRSSVKAARADAQASEADLAAARLSLQAAVADAYARLRGLDAQADLLHRSVAAFERAYQLTDTRHEGGIASGIDVNRARTTLSNAKARISAVANDRAATEHELAALTGAVASDFSIPARVQTLGAPAIPTGAPSTLLQRRPDVAAAERRMFANNARIGVARAAFFPSLTLGLSGGWQATHGSLLTTPNSVWGLGPLAAALTVFDGGRRRAQVALSRAEYEEQAALYRDTVLGAFRQVEDGIAALRHLSLQLVDQRDAAQAAQRTSDLAFTRYRDGASDYLEVVTAQTDALDAQSALLSAEIERMRASIALVRALGGSPGAA
- a CDS encoding efflux RND transporter permease subunit; translated protein: MIDIVKVALHRPLTFIVMAILIAIVGLLAALRTPVDIFPNIRIPVIAVAWQYSGLPPEDMSNRIISPYERVLTTTVNDIEHIESQSMQGIGIVKIYFQPGADIRTATAQVTSVSQTVLRQMPPGITPPLILNYSASTVPILQLALSGKGLSEQQLFDLGQNQIRPPLITIPGLAMPFPSGGKQRQIQIDLNPVALQSKGLTAQDVGTAIAAQNQINPAGFVKIGATQYSVRLNNAPGTIEALNDLPVKVVNGATIYMRDIAYVRDGNGPQTNVVHVEGRRSVLLTALKNGATSTLAIVDGVKEALPKISATLPDSLKILVIGDQSIFVKAAVQGVIHEGALAAALTSLMILLFLGSWRSTVIIALSIPLAILAAVAALAMFGQTLNVMTLGGLALAVGILVDDATVTIENINWHLEQGKGVVESILDGAAQIVTPAFVSLLCICIVFVPMFFLPGVAGFLFVPMALAVVFAMIASFILSRTLVPTMAMYLLRPHVAHGHMAGDAKSRNVFVRFQRGFETRFEAIRHGYLGLLRRALTARRPFLLGFMGIVILSFGLLPMLGSNFFPAVDSGQIAMHIRVPVGSRIEDTAARFERIAAAVKEMVPASELDAITDNIGLPVSSINTVYNNSGTIGPQDGDMMVTLKHGHRPTDAIVGQLREELPRRFPGTSFAFLPADITSQILNFGAPAPIDIQIAGKNAEANRAYAQKLLAKVALIPGLADARIQQPGRSPQLNVDVDRSRAGQYGLTERDVTTSLASSLAGTAQTAPVFFVDPKSGVSYPVVAQAPEYLMGSISDLSNVPVSAAAGSNGAVQPLGGLATIERSSTVPVVSHYNIAPVLDIYATVQGRDLGAVAGDINAATKALEGDVPKGATVTMRGQYATMNTAFSGLGFGLAGAIVLIYLLIVVNFQSWVDPFVIITALPAALAGIVWILFITGTTLSVPALTGAIMCMGVATANSILVVSFAREKLAEFGDATKAAMEAGLVRFRPVLMTALAMIIGMGPMALGLGEGGEQNAPLGRAVIGGLVCATIATLFFVPVIFAFVHRRHKATDPQMEMQPSHAG
- a CDS encoding LysR substrate-binding domain-containing protein; the protein is MDLRHLRYFLCVADEMHFGRAAQRLGMSQPPLSQQIRALEQELGVRLFDRTSRRVALTEAGRLFLPEARKTLIQADRAAQVARQTQDGHLGRLAMGFTASAPFVPQIADALYDFRQSYPQVDLKLHELGRDDQVTWIERGDLDIGIMRGVQPPSLPPGLQACWLLEEDMLLALRQDHALARRDADPGIADLAGVPFVLYGTTSSADFNDHFFALCDQAGFKPHITLEVGSFATLLGLVAAGFGVTILARSLSRLHVDKLVLRPLFPPVRTRLWMIHKDDLPPTAQAFRAVILQAISGHDAGAKDA
- a CDS encoding efflux RND transporter periplasmic adaptor subunit — its product is MQDNQPAPDMTATGPDSRMLKRVGIGAGVIALAAVAIGAATRISATNELRDTAQKAAIPSVAVVSPQSDAKGGALVLPGNVQAYNSAAIYARTNGYVSRWLADIGDNVRAGQSLAVLDAPEIDQQLAQAQADYQTALANQRLAGTTAKRWSVMLAKDAVSQQESDEKAGDLAAKSALSNAALANVKRLRALQGFTRLAAPFDGVVTSRAAQIGALVVAGNAASQPLFTVSDIHRMRIYVRVPQGYSAQVKVGMPAMLTLPEFPGRSFTATMTRSAGAVDAQSGAVLVELQAANPDRALKPGAFAQVRFDVGQGGGNGLSLPGSAILYGNDGPTVAVVGRDSRVTVRPITIGRDEGATVLVASGIRPGERVIDSPPDSIRSGDRVNVQSGGKGA